A genomic segment from Dermacentor silvarum isolate Dsil-2018 chromosome 11, BIME_Dsil_1.4, whole genome shotgun sequence encodes:
- the LOC119433939 gene encoding uncharacterized protein LOC119433939 — protein sequence MACVPELGLWAGLLLLLGFSTWTDALVKTNGSEAAQLAAAAAAQSTAQHRGSLVVGLSRASESYAEIAWRLEQLPSSKDRGHGGEEDEDPASRLSACELAYGPLEDPYQVEVMSNFMPRGPTFIVGGLRHNTTYHFHMVCYCCLADGAAAAAPDSGGNSTASSTETKLTSNVLRFTTGVYVGGDQQSLPHQRSSWPTQQQQQSRGGSSDEWRQRDPYQGSYHSVYKQTILRDEESSSRAVPSFNVLLGALTGIVGFLIINVTVVIAVRRCSHRRMRRRRILVLEDRDNEDFPYLRPLE from the exons TGAAGACCAATGGAAGCGAGGCAGCCCAGCTGGCGGCAGCGGCCGCCGCGCAGTCGACTGCGCAGCATAGGGGCTCCCTGGTGGTGGGACTGAGTCGCGCCAGCgagagctacgccgagatcgcctGGCGGCTCGAGCAGCTGCCCAGCTCCAAGGACCGCGGGCACGGCGGCGAAGAGGACGAAGACCCGGCGTCCCGACTCTCGGCGTGCGAGCTGGCGTACGGCCCTCTCGAGGACCCGTACCAGGTGGAGGTCATGTCCAACTTCATGCCCCGCGGCCCCACCTTCATCGTGGGCGGCTTGCGGCACAACACCACGTACCACTTCCACATGGTCTGCTACTGCTGCCTCGCcgacggggcggcggcggcggcgccagaCTCCGGCGGGAACTCCACGGCGAGCAGCACCGAGACCAAGCTCACTTCCAACGTGCTCAGGTTCACCACAG GTGTTTACGTCGGAGGCGACCAGCAGTCCCTCCCGCACCAGCGGTCCTCGTGGCCcacccagcagcagcagcagtcccgtggcggcagcagcgacgAGTGGCGCCAGCGGGACCCGTACCAGGGCTCGTACCACTCGGTGTACAAGCAGACCATCCTGCGCGACGAAGAGAGCAGCAGTCGCGCCGTGCCTTCCTTCAACGTGCTCCTGGGCGCGCTCACCGGCATCGTCGGCTTCCTCATCATCAACGTCACCGTCGTAATCGCCGTACGCCGTTGCTCGCACCGGCGCATGCGCCGGCGGAGGATCCTCGTGCTCGA GGATCGAGACAATGAAGACTTCCCGTACCTCCGGCCGCTGGAATGA